One window of the Rhizorhabdus dicambivorans genome contains the following:
- a CDS encoding LLM class flavin-dependent oxidoreductase, translating into MIHLVALALPVGAHLAGWRHPDAFHNSVGDLEAHLRMVEIAERGKFDAYFIADVNGVKYMSEPDLLKYNPPPSSPGGYEPITFLAAAAMRTKHIGLVGTTTTTFEEPYSVARKFASLDLISHGRAGWNIVTSGYPEDTKNFTSGETMEHDARYKRATEFVDVATGLWDSWAPDAFVQDIETGYFLDPDRVRELNHVGEHFSVKGPLNCARSPQGHTVLFHAGQSEAGRELAARVADCVFFGATDKDIAKSIYDDIKGRMAKYGRTPDQLKMFCGMIVYTGKTAEQADILLEELNDLIPDSLGVAMLSNTVEYDLSQHDIDDPMPILPETSNMIRSVRKIFNDRIRKEPMSIRQIVRQVIPGLGHPIFKGSGADVADKMIEWYEHGGCDGFIVLGPVQPRGLEDFVDFVVPELQRRGMYRTEYEGATLRENMGLPLPKSQWDQ; encoded by the coding sequence ATGATCCATCTTGTCGCTCTTGCTCTCCCTGTGGGAGCCCATCTTGCCGGTTGGCGGCACCCCGATGCTTTCCACAACAGCGTCGGCGATCTGGAAGCCCATCTTCGCATGGTGGAAATTGCGGAACGCGGAAAGTTCGATGCTTATTTCATCGCCGACGTGAATGGCGTGAAATATATGTCGGAGCCCGACCTGCTCAAATACAATCCACCGCCGTCCAGTCCAGGCGGATATGAGCCAATCACCTTTCTGGCCGCGGCAGCGATGCGGACGAAGCATATCGGCCTGGTCGGGACGACGACGACGACCTTCGAAGAGCCCTACAGCGTCGCGCGCAAGTTCGCGTCGCTCGATCTCATCAGCCATGGCCGGGCCGGGTGGAATATCGTGACGTCTGGCTATCCCGAGGACACGAAGAATTTCACCAGTGGTGAAACCATGGAGCACGATGCCCGCTATAAACGGGCAACCGAGTTCGTCGATGTGGCGACCGGCCTCTGGGACAGCTGGGCGCCGGACGCGTTCGTGCAGGACATCGAAACCGGTTATTTCCTCGACCCCGACCGGGTTCGAGAACTCAATCACGTCGGCGAACATTTCAGCGTGAAGGGGCCGTTGAACTGCGCCCGGTCGCCGCAGGGCCACACGGTGCTGTTCCATGCGGGTCAGTCGGAAGCGGGCCGCGAACTGGCCGCCCGGGTCGCGGATTGCGTATTCTTCGGGGCAACCGACAAAGACATCGCGAAGTCGATCTATGACGACATCAAGGGACGCATGGCAAAATATGGCCGTACGCCCGATCAGCTCAAGATGTTTTGTGGGATGATCGTCTATACCGGGAAGACGGCAGAACAGGCCGACATTCTTCTCGAAGAGCTCAACGATCTCATCCCCGACAGCCTCGGTGTCGCGATGCTTTCGAATACCGTCGAATATGACCTTTCTCAGCACGATATCGACGATCCGATGCCCATCCTGCCCGAAACGAGTAATATGATCCGCAGCGTGCGGAAGATCTTCAATGATCGAATTCGCAAGGAGCCAATGTCGATCCGGCAGATCGTCAGGCAAGTCATTCCTGGTCTGGGTCATCCGATCTTCAAAGGTAGCGGTGCCGACGTCGCCGACAAAATGATCGAATGGTACGAGCACGGCGGTTGTGATGGCTTCATCGTGCTCGGTCCGGTGCAACCCCGCGGACTGGAAGATTTCGTGGATTTTGTCGTGCCCGAACTTCAACGACGCGGCATGTACCGAACCGAATATGAAGGCGCGACATTGCGGGAGAATATGGGTCTCCCCCTTCCGAAATCACAATGGGACCAGTGA
- a CDS encoding TonB-dependent receptor, with translation MKHCQPALAKLLTATALSVVAPAVMAQPIAEASDGDIVVTAQKRSESIQKVPISLAAISGEGLAEKQVNNVDALAATVPGLTFGYYGGNARIAIRGVGFDSIGQGTEGRVTYHVDGIYFSRPSSTSGTFFDVERIEVLRGPQGTLYGRNATGGSINVITRAPTDTLEGYGRVTLGNYATVITEGAVSGPLSDTVSARIAFMTNNHDGYGKNIITGTDIDDARNQSVRASLSFKPSESFKLDLTADYARRNDHNNGLHYFGQSNPGVPLTGTSLGGVVSTNVRNIASEFDPVNKAEFAGGRLNMELDLGWATLRSITGYRYADSTNIADIDVTSLNLGASSFFEKSNQFSEELQLSGSFGRSKWIVGAFAFDENITGGGAIPFNALSLGGPNLLLQGYLAKADLRTRAYAAFGQVDLALTDQFTVTLGGRYGWEKQSIDGFIQFDFSRPFSPTNPPIMTQLILGSKHWDAFTPKVGVQYQFSPALMGYASVSKGFKSGGYSTASNQPAFDPETVWAYEAGMKLNLPGGGRMNLSGFYYDYKNMQVSIIESTSLTIENAASSVLYGGEAEVNFPVTEHFWVDLSGAYLRSKFNEYTSEDPSFPLNPPRSLRGNRLVQAPRFSVVAGAEYRTDISVGSLTLRGEINWVDKTYFTAYNNEVDAQPRYAKANAYLNLESSDKKWVGSLFIKNINDKNVRTSGVVTASLFGSPSVGSLQAPRTFGGSVQFNF, from the coding sequence ATGAAACATTGCCAGCCGGCTTTGGCGAAGCTTCTCACAGCTACCGCGCTCTCCGTCGTTGCTCCCGCAGTTATGGCCCAACCAATAGCCGAGGCCTCAGACGGCGATATCGTGGTGACTGCCCAGAAGCGGTCGGAATCGATTCAGAAGGTGCCGATCTCGCTCGCGGCGATCAGCGGCGAGGGGCTTGCCGAGAAGCAGGTGAACAACGTCGATGCGCTGGCGGCAACGGTTCCCGGCCTGACCTTCGGCTATTATGGCGGTAATGCGCGCATCGCCATCCGTGGTGTCGGTTTCGACTCTATCGGCCAGGGCACCGAGGGGCGCGTCACCTATCATGTCGACGGTATTTACTTCTCGCGTCCAAGCTCGACCTCAGGCACCTTCTTCGACGTCGAACGCATCGAGGTGCTGCGCGGTCCGCAGGGCACGCTTTACGGTCGCAACGCTACCGGCGGCTCGATCAACGTCATCACCCGCGCGCCGACCGACACGCTGGAGGGTTATGGCCGGGTCACGCTGGGCAATTATGCGACGGTCATCACCGAGGGCGCCGTCAGCGGTCCGCTGAGCGACACTGTCTCGGCACGCATTGCCTTCATGACCAACAACCATGATGGCTATGGCAAGAACATCATCACCGGCACCGACATCGACGATGCCCGCAACCAGTCGGTCCGAGCCTCGCTGTCGTTCAAGCCGAGCGAAAGCTTCAAGCTGGACCTGACCGCAGACTATGCGCGCCGCAACGATCACAACAACGGCCTACATTATTTCGGTCAGTCCAACCCGGGGGTGCCGCTGACGGGAACGAGTTTGGGCGGTGTCGTCAGCACAAACGTTAGGAACATCGCGAGCGAATTCGATCCGGTCAACAAGGCTGAATTCGCGGGCGGACGCCTGAACATGGAACTCGATCTTGGCTGGGCGACGCTGCGCTCGATCACTGGTTATCGCTATGCAGATTCCACCAATATCGCCGACATCGACGTGACGAGCCTCAATCTCGGCGCATCCAGTTTCTTCGAAAAATCCAATCAGTTTAGCGAAGAACTTCAGCTCAGCGGTTCTTTCGGCCGTAGCAAGTGGATCGTCGGTGCGTTCGCCTTCGATGAGAACATCACAGGTGGCGGCGCCATACCGTTCAACGCTCTCAGTCTGGGCGGTCCCAATCTGCTTCTACAGGGATATCTCGCGAAGGCTGATCTGCGTACCCGCGCCTATGCCGCGTTCGGTCAGGTGGACCTTGCCCTGACCGATCAATTCACCGTCACGTTGGGTGGGCGCTATGGTTGGGAAAAGCAAAGCATCGACGGCTTTATCCAATTCGACTTCTCTCGCCCCTTCTCGCCGACGAACCCGCCTATCATGACCCAGCTCATCCTAGGGTCGAAGCATTGGGATGCCTTCACTCCGAAGGTCGGTGTGCAGTATCAATTCTCGCCTGCCTTGATGGGTTATGCCTCGGTTTCGAAGGGATTTAAAAGCGGCGGCTACAGCACTGCAAGCAATCAACCGGCATTCGATCCTGAGACCGTCTGGGCCTATGAAGCGGGCATGAAGCTCAATCTGCCCGGCGGCGGCCGAATGAATCTGTCGGGCTTCTATTATGATTATAAGAACATGCAGGTCTCGATCATCGAGTCGACGTCACTGACGATCGAAAATGCCGCTTCCTCGGTTCTCTATGGCGGCGAGGCCGAGGTCAATTTCCCGGTGACCGAGCATTTCTGGGTCGATCTTTCCGGAGCTTATCTTCGCTCAAAGTTCAACGAATATACGTCGGAAGATCCGTCCTTTCCCCTCAACCCCCCGCGCAGCCTGAGGGGCAACCGCTTGGTCCAAGCGCCGCGCTTCAGCGTTGTGGCTGGCGCCGAATATCGCACCGATATCAGCGTGGGTTCGCTGACCCTGCGCGGCGAAATCAATTGGGTCGATAAGACCTATTTCACGGCTTACAACAACGAGGTCGATGCCCAGCCTCGCTACGCGAAGGCTAACGCCTATCTCAATCTCGAAAGCTCCGACAAGAAGTGGGTCGGTTCGCTGTTCATAAAAAACATCAACGACAAGAATGTTCGGACCAGTGGCGTTGTGACGGCCTCCTTATTTGGTTCCCCGTCCGTAGGTTCGCTGCAGGCGCCTCGCACCTTTGGAGGCAGCGTCCAATTCAACTTCTGA
- a CDS encoding VOC family protein, whose amino-acid sequence MEDIPQLDRRQFMSLAGATLVGTAMAAVPANAAAKSSLAIDHVSLGVRDLFEGSARLNRETGITGIEGSWFPEGGMANRYFRTGNNTYIEVEAIIDPFAAETMITARHLVERLRGGDCFLGWVARVNTREELDEIAARLKSKVVDAPLGLGADGSAKPNYVRTPEAFTTWTKGLPNFMYWDGRPKPVVPGPTKPSGIAWLEIGGTQAAMRDWIGPGIENLPLKFNGKAPGVHAVGVESDRGIIEIRRRPLPL is encoded by the coding sequence ATGGAAGATATTCCACAGCTTGATAGACGGCAGTTCATGTCCTTGGCAGGCGCAACGCTAGTTGGCACCGCCATGGCCGCCGTCCCGGCGAATGCGGCGGCCAAGTCCAGTCTCGCGATCGACCATGTGTCGCTCGGCGTTAGGGATTTGTTCGAAGGATCGGCGCGCCTAAATCGGGAAACCGGGATCACGGGTATCGAGGGCAGTTGGTTCCCCGAAGGCGGCATGGCCAATCGTTACTTCAGGACAGGTAACAACACCTATATCGAGGTTGAAGCGATCATCGATCCCTTCGCAGCGGAAACGATGATAACCGCGCGTCACCTAGTCGAACGGCTGCGCGGCGGCGATTGCTTCCTCGGCTGGGTCGCGCGCGTCAACACGCGCGAGGAACTCGATGAAATAGCGGCAAGGCTTAAGTCGAAGGTCGTTGATGCGCCCCTGGGTTTGGGGGCCGATGGCAGCGCGAAGCCCAATTATGTCCGCACGCCGGAAGCTTTCACCACTTGGACCAAAGGCCTGCCCAACTTCATGTATTGGGACGGCCGACCCAAGCCCGTGGTGCCGGGCCCTACAAAGCCGTCGGGCATCGCTTGGCTGGAAATCGGGGGCACCCAGGCCGCGATGCGCGACTGGATTGGCCCTGGTATCGAAAATCTTCCGCTCAAGTTCAACGGAAAGGCGCCAGGGGTTCACGCTGTGGGCGTCGAGAGTGATCGCGGAATCATCGAAATTCGTCGTCGGCCACTGCCGCTTTGA
- a CDS encoding aldehyde dehydrogenase family protein, with amino-acid sequence MSELTTTRWSSNSRDDQFDVHNSATGARIATVQGGGAAEVDAAVIAADKAFRTDWRWRPAVERGMMLLEIARKVREDIDAIAELETLENGKPLDQARMDVEACIAIFSFFGSLAGKIPGNLYDSGLILSSSIIEPYGVVGAIIPFNWPPVHTAGKIAPALAAGNTIVIKPPEQTPLCVMRIVDIIQSVLPPDVVHIVPGVGKSAGAALAGHKLVRKISFTGATATGAAIVRTSAENTTPTLLELGGKNAVFVMADADLDEAAKAIVEGGFFNQGEACTALSRVLVHASVKDRLVAKLAPAISSLNVGSGMVSGTHVGPLVTKSQQEKVLEYIQIGVREGAKIAAQAKLPTDDDLQGGYFVPPTMLVDVAPSMRVAKEEIFGPVVCVIAFETEDEAISIANDTDYGLTCAIFTRDHPTALRISRHMDVGMVFINNYYRRTFGVPFGGTKGSGYGREHAIETLKDYGRIKVISTPSGLGSFPYWSAVQDTGL; translated from the coding sequence GTGAGCGAACTGACCACCACACGATGGTCTTCGAACAGTCGGGACGACCAGTTTGACGTCCATAACTCAGCGACCGGCGCGCGTATCGCCACCGTTCAGGGTGGGGGAGCCGCGGAGGTGGACGCCGCCGTCATTGCCGCCGACAAGGCATTTCGGACCGACTGGCGCTGGCGCCCTGCGGTGGAACGGGGCATGATGCTGCTCGAGATCGCTCGAAAAGTACGCGAGGATATCGATGCTATCGCCGAGTTGGAGACGCTGGAGAATGGGAAACCGCTCGACCAGGCGCGGATGGATGTCGAAGCTTGTATCGCAATCTTCAGTTTTTTCGGTTCGCTCGCCGGAAAGATCCCGGGCAATCTTTATGATTCCGGGCTGATCCTCTCTTCGTCCATCATCGAACCCTATGGCGTTGTCGGGGCGATCATACCCTTCAACTGGCCGCCGGTGCATACGGCGGGCAAGATCGCGCCGGCGCTCGCCGCGGGCAATACGATCGTCATCAAACCTCCCGAGCAGACACCGCTTTGCGTGATGCGTATCGTCGATATCATCCAGAGTGTTCTGCCGCCGGACGTAGTTCACATCGTGCCGGGCGTTGGGAAAAGTGCCGGAGCGGCCCTGGCAGGACATAAGTTGGTCCGGAAAATATCCTTCACCGGAGCCACAGCCACCGGCGCCGCGATCGTCCGCACAAGCGCGGAGAACACGACGCCGACACTGCTGGAACTCGGTGGAAAGAATGCTGTTTTCGTCATGGCGGATGCCGATTTGGATGAGGCGGCGAAGGCAATCGTGGAAGGCGGTTTCTTCAATCAGGGAGAGGCCTGCACCGCGCTGTCGCGTGTGTTGGTCCACGCGTCAGTCAAGGATCGGCTCGTTGCCAAACTGGCGCCCGCGATCTCGAGCCTCAACGTGGGTTCGGGAATGGTATCGGGCACGCATGTCGGGCCGCTGGTGACGAAGAGTCAGCAGGAAAAGGTGCTCGAATATATTCAGATCGGTGTGCGCGAGGGGGCCAAGATTGCTGCGCAGGCCAAGCTGCCGACCGATGACGACCTCCAGGGCGGCTATTTTGTGCCACCGACCATGCTGGTGGATGTCGCGCCGTCGATGCGTGTCGCCAAAGAAGAGATCTTCGGTCCGGTCGTCTGCGTCATCGCATTCGAGACCGAGGACGAAGCGATCTCGATTGCCAACGACACAGATTATGGGCTGACGTGCGCGATTTTCACTCGCGATCATCCCACGGCGCTTCGTATTTCGCGCCATATGGATGTGGGCATGGTTTTCATAAACAACTACTATCGCAGGACCTTTGGCGTACCCTTCGGGGGAACCAAAGGCAGTGGGTATGGCCGCGAGCATGCGATTGAGACGCTCAAGGATTACGGACGAATCAAGGTGATCTCGACGCCTTCGGGCCTAGGATCGTTTCCCTATTGGAGCGCTGTACAGGACACCGGGCTATGA
- a CDS encoding VOC family protein — MLKLDHFCLFAPNHYKAAFDLSAETGLRHYDGGFFPKAGIGTKIFPLAADLFIEVEGFVDMSIARALWRSKSSVASWLNRPEFFAGWCFRAESEDELRAFADLRGISVDTTSLDADNAQQMMNGEKVILSLAPTAADAWPAGQPNVYFWPDMLKHDARYPTDPHTGRFDGQGLAWIEVGGTVENFDAYFCGMTTAAEHPIRFNGQSPGLYAVAVNTPAGEKVIRRPSISG; from the coding sequence ATGCTCAAATTGGATCACTTCTGTCTATTTGCGCCCAATCATTATAAGGCGGCATTCGACCTTTCGGCAGAGACGGGCTTACGCCATTACGACGGCGGCTTCTTCCCGAAGGCCGGAATCGGTACCAAGATATTCCCGCTCGCAGCGGACCTGTTCATAGAGGTCGAAGGCTTCGTGGACATGTCGATCGCCCGTGCTCTGTGGCGAAGTAAGTCCTCCGTCGCCAGCTGGCTGAACAGGCCAGAATTTTTCGCGGGTTGGTGCTTCCGGGCGGAGAGCGAAGACGAGTTGCGCGCCTTCGCGGACCTTAGAGGTATATCCGTCGATACCACCTCGCTCGATGCCGATAATGCACAGCAGATGATGAACGGCGAGAAGGTCATCCTGTCGCTCGCCCCGACCGCGGCCGACGCTTGGCCGGCTGGTCAACCCAATGTCTATTTCTGGCCCGACATGCTGAAGCATGACGCGCGTTATCCCACCGATCCTCACACCGGCCGCTTCGATGGCCAGGGCCTGGCATGGATCGAAGTCGGCGGAACGGTCGAGAATTTCGACGCCTATTTTTGCGGGATGACCACGGCCGCCGAGCATCCGATACGCTTCAATGGGCAAAGCCCGGGCCTTTACGCCGTCGCGGTAAACACGCCAGCAGGGGAAAAGGTTATTCGACGCCCGTCGATCTCGGGTTGA
- a CDS encoding TonB-dependent receptor, protein MNNKILASAASVALMMGAATASAQSPVQSDGASEPSSLADIVVTAQKRSENVQSTPLAITALSGDALAARQINSVEAVLQTTPNVQFSRSGANSRIAIRGLGFDNVATGGEQRVAYHVDGVYLSRPSSIFGTFFDIERVEVLRGPQGTLYGRNATAGAINVITADPTEKLSGYGAVSYGSYNRLEAQGAVSGAVATGISVRVAGDIVRRDGYGKNITTGLDVDDESTQALRAKVKLQPAENFTLILSGDYLHQNDHNFAAKFLGNGGLAGTPTAPTIVVTTAQLFGAVIPTNPRNSSIDFGPYARRKVWGLSGTADFDLDDITLTSISSYRRTNFRTAGDLNGIGGGTFAPAGIYLQNEYARQYSQEFRAALKGDWGHLTLGAYYLNEDVTGYNDSHLNSVSFGAPFPGTTVVGGSIGGRLKTAAGAVFAQADVNVTAMLLLSVGGRYSAETKKDFDRTAFNFTTPFTPTTPYVYNMFQTDKQTWRSFDPKVTVQFTPRRGLMVYATYSTAFKSGGYNLGGIQPPFDPEELKNYEVGLKADWFDRRLRTNLTAFRYDYSQLQANAITTTGIRIINAARARIDGVEAEIEALPLNGLRLQGSGALLDAKYKKFSTVDPAATGFGIVDLAGKRLSQSAKWTANLMAEYSFPVASGKLIVQGESFWIGKVYFSPFNRELISQPGYNLLNAAIRYVDDGGWSVAAYGRNLSNKLYLDAAVVSTSFLGSPATGTYGAPRTLGAEFRINF, encoded by the coding sequence ATGAATAATAAGATTTTAGCAAGTGCTGCCTCAGTGGCCCTGATGATGGGAGCCGCCACCGCCAGCGCGCAGTCCCCGGTTCAGAGCGATGGCGCCTCGGAACCGAGCAGCCTCGCAGACATCGTCGTCACGGCCCAGAAGCGATCGGAGAATGTCCAGTCCACACCGTTGGCGATCACAGCGCTTTCGGGTGACGCTTTGGCCGCCCGCCAGATCAACAGCGTCGAGGCCGTGCTTCAAACGACGCCCAATGTTCAATTTAGTCGCTCCGGTGCCAATTCCCGCATAGCGATCCGCGGGCTCGGCTTCGACAATGTAGCAACCGGGGGCGAGCAGCGAGTCGCCTATCATGTCGACGGCGTTTACCTCAGCCGTCCGTCATCGATCTTTGGCACCTTCTTTGACATCGAACGCGTCGAGGTGCTGCGCGGTCCGCAAGGCACCCTATATGGACGCAACGCGACCGCGGGCGCGATCAACGTCATCACCGCGGATCCGACGGAGAAGCTCTCAGGCTACGGTGCGGTCAGCTATGGAAGCTACAATCGCCTCGAAGCGCAGGGGGCCGTATCGGGTGCAGTGGCAACCGGCATCAGCGTCCGAGTGGCGGGCGACATCGTCAGGCGTGATGGCTACGGTAAGAATATTACAACAGGCCTTGATGTTGATGATGAATCAACCCAGGCGCTGCGCGCGAAGGTCAAACTGCAACCGGCGGAAAATTTCACGTTGATACTCAGCGGCGATTATCTGCACCAGAACGATCACAACTTCGCCGCAAAATTCCTTGGCAACGGTGGGCTGGCTGGAACGCCGACCGCTCCGACAATCGTCGTCACAACCGCGCAGCTGTTCGGCGCGGTTATTCCCACGAATCCGCGAAACTCCTCGATCGACTTCGGCCCCTATGCGCGCCGCAAGGTCTGGGGCTTGTCCGGCACAGCCGACTTCGACTTGGACGATATCACGCTTACGTCGATAAGCTCCTACCGTCGCACCAACTTTCGCACGGCCGGCGATTTGAACGGCATCGGTGGAGGGACCTTTGCGCCGGCCGGAATATATCTGCAGAATGAGTATGCCCGCCAATATTCACAAGAGTTTCGGGCCGCCCTCAAGGGCGACTGGGGGCATCTGACCCTCGGCGCATATTATTTGAACGAAGATGTAACGGGTTATAACGATTCCCATCTTAACTCGGTATCTTTCGGCGCCCCCTTCCCCGGCACCACGGTCGTCGGTGGGTCGATCGGTGGGCGGCTCAAAACGGCCGCGGGGGCCGTCTTTGCCCAAGCGGACGTCAACGTCACCGCCATGCTGCTACTGAGCGTTGGCGGTCGCTACAGCGCGGAAACAAAGAAGGATTTCGACCGCACGGCGTTCAACTTCACGACGCCGTTCACACCGACCACCCCGTACGTCTACAACATGTTCCAGACCGACAAACAGACGTGGCGATCTTTCGACCCCAAGGTGACCGTACAATTTACACCGCGGCGGGGCCTGATGGTTTACGCGACCTATTCGACAGCATTCAAAAGCGGCGGATATAATTTGGGTGGCATCCAACCGCCCTTTGATCCCGAAGAACTCAAAAATTACGAGGTAGGGCTGAAGGCCGACTGGTTCGACCGGCGCCTACGCACGAACCTCACCGCGTTCCGGTATGATTATTCCCAGCTGCAGGCAAATGCGATCACCACGACCGGCATTCGCATAATCAATGCAGCCAGAGCTCGCATCGATGGGGTGGAAGCCGAGATCGAAGCGTTGCCGCTAAATGGCCTCCGATTGCAGGGCAGCGGCGCGCTTCTCGATGCAAAATACAAGAAGTTCTCGACGGTCGATCCTGCCGCGACCGGCTTCGGTATCGTAGACCTAGCGGGAAAACGCCTCTCCCAGTCCGCCAAATGGACAGCCAATTTAATGGCTGAATATTCATTCCCGGTCGCTTCGGGAAAGCTGATCGTGCAGGGCGAAAGTTTCTGGATCGGCAAGGTGTACTTCTCGCCGTTCAACCGTGAGCTAATATCGCAACCTGGATATAATCTGCTCAACGCCGCCATCCGATATGTTGATGATGGAGGCTGGTCGGTCGCCGCCTATGGCCGGAACCTGTCTAATAAGCTGTATCTCGATGCGGCGGTTGTTAGCACCAGCTTCCTCGGATCCCCTGCGACCGGCACCTATGGCGCACCCCGCACCTTGGGCGCCGAATTCCGCATCAACTTCTAG
- a CDS encoding RidA family protein — MPRAVRVSGSTTTLYCSGMTPADREYRAVHVGDLRAQYEQVKADCGMVLDEAGADWSDVVSVRTYVRDMDAFVKLHREGLTSVPGDAGKPPCSTVIEVSRLSDPDFLVEMEVVAVIPDE; from the coding sequence ATGCCCCGCGCAGTCCGCGTCAGCGGCTCGACCACGACGCTCTACTGCTCGGGCATGACGCCGGCGGATCGCGAATATCGCGCGGTTCATGTCGGCGACCTGAGGGCGCAATATGAGCAGGTCAAGGCCGACTGCGGAATGGTCCTCGATGAAGCGGGGGCAGATTGGTCCGACGTGGTTTCGGTACGGACCTATGTCCGCGACATGGACGCCTTCGTGAAGTTGCACCGGGAGGGGCTGACTTCGGTACCGGGCGATGCAGGGAAGCCGCCCTGCAGCACGGTGATCGAGGTCAGCCGCCTTTCGGACCCCGATTTTCTGGTCGAAATGGAGGTGGTTGCGGTCATCCCCGACGAATGA
- a CDS encoding AraC family transcriptional regulator, with protein MLEGYTVFVHPAAGANLPAQCCALAVTPLLREMIIRAASFPVDYPDGGREERLVALLLDEISVARVERLHLPMPNDIRLRAIVAEMLDNPAKMRKMSDWARHIGMSERTMARILSRETGMGFRRWRQQLAVLLAVEWLARGSPIQQVAADLGYESAPSFVTMFRKALGTPPRRYMSRRSQRH; from the coding sequence ATGCTGGAAGGCTACACGGTCTTTGTCCATCCCGCGGCGGGGGCAAATCTTCCGGCGCAGTGCTGTGCGCTTGCCGTAACGCCCCTGCTGCGCGAGATGATAATCCGGGCGGCGAGCTTTCCTGTCGACTATCCAGATGGGGGCAGGGAAGAAAGGCTGGTCGCGCTCCTGCTCGATGAGATTTCGGTCGCGCGGGTCGAACGGCTTCACTTGCCGATGCCTAACGATATCCGCTTGCGGGCGATTGTCGCGGAAATGCTCGATAACCCGGCGAAAATGCGGAAAATGAGCGACTGGGCTCGGCATATCGGTATGAGCGAGCGGACCATGGCTCGCATATTGAGTCGCGAGACCGGCATGGGATTCCGCCGCTGGCGTCAACAGCTTGCGGTCTTGCTTGCGGTGGAATGGCTGGCGCGGGGTTCGCCCATTCAACAGGTTGCCGCAGACCTCGGGTATGAAAGCGCACCCAGCTTCGTCACGATGTTTCGCAAGGCACTGGGCACCCCGCCCCGACGCTATATGTCCAGGCGTTCGCAACGGCACTGA